One genomic segment of Vicinamibacterales bacterium includes these proteins:
- the oah gene encoding 6-oxocyclohex-1-ene-1-carbonyl-CoA hydratase, protein MIHKDHDLTAPQTAPGIRYEELPLIDPAGDAVPGLHVVRLTLDNPSQLNSYTTEMVKGVILGMRRASNDRAAVAVVFTGGGTRAFCTGGNTAEYAEYYAGRPEEYRQYMRLFNDMVSAILMCDKPVICRVNGMRIGGGQEIGMACDFSVAQDMAMFGQAGPRHGSAPDGGSTDFLPLFTGIEAAMESCTVCEHWSAHKAYRLGLLTAVVPALKVDGRFVPNPFAVTDRWVEEGRIVFGEMKTGAHRDQAKAVVARGEIDLSRLDAEVDALVFKLANTFPGCLSKTIESVRKHKLEHWDRNKESNRAWLGLNMMTEARAGFRAFNEGSKTCREADMLLLRRRLAEGATWGDALTEEILEKCRR, encoded by the coding sequence ATGATCCACAAGGACCACGACCTCACCGCGCCACAAACGGCGCCGGGCATCCGCTATGAAGAACTTCCCCTGATCGACCCGGCGGGCGACGCCGTTCCCGGGCTGCATGTCGTCCGCCTCACGCTCGACAACCCGTCGCAGCTGAACTCGTACACGACGGAAATGGTCAAGGGCGTGATCCTCGGCATGCGGCGCGCGTCGAACGATCGCGCGGCGGTGGCGGTGGTCTTCACCGGGGGCGGCACGCGCGCGTTCTGCACCGGCGGCAACACCGCCGAGTACGCGGAGTACTACGCGGGCCGGCCCGAGGAGTACCGGCAATACATGCGGCTGTTCAACGACATGGTGAGCGCCATCCTGATGTGCGACAAGCCGGTGATTTGCCGCGTCAACGGCATGCGCATCGGCGGCGGGCAGGAGATCGGCATGGCCTGTGACTTCTCGGTCGCGCAGGACATGGCCATGTTCGGCCAGGCGGGTCCGCGGCACGGCTCGGCGCCCGACGGCGGCAGCACCGACTTTCTGCCGCTGTTCACCGGCATCGAGGCGGCGATGGAAAGCTGCACCGTTTGCGAGCACTGGAGCGCCCACAAGGCGTACCGGCTCGGGCTGCTCACCGCCGTGGTGCCGGCTCTAAAGGTTGACGGCCGCTTCGTCCCCAACCCGTTTGCCGTCACCGACCGTTGGGTGGAGGAGGGGCGCATCGTCTTCGGCGAGATGAAGACCGGTGCGCATCGCGACCAGGCCAAGGCCGTCGTCGCCCGCGGCGAGATCGACCTCTCGCGCCTCGACGCCGAGGTCGACGCGCTGGTGTTCAAGCTGGCCAACACGTTCCCGGGCTGCCTGTCGAAGACCATCGAAAGCGTGCGCAAGCACAAGCTCGAACACTGGGACCGCAACAAGGAAAGTAACCGCGCGTGGCTCGGCCTCAACATGATGACCGAGGCGCGGGCCGGCTTCCGCGCGTTCAACGAAGGCAGCAAGACCTGCCGCGAGGCCGACATGCTGTTGCTGCGACGCCGATTGGCCGAAGGGGCCACGTGGGGCGATGCGCTCACGGAAGAGATCCTCGAGAAGTGCCGCAGATGA